One window of Elusimicrobiota bacterium genomic DNA carries:
- a CDS encoding ABC transporter ATP-binding protein has translation MQKAIEIKNLNFSYPDGRKSISDFSLDVFEGETVGIIGPNGAGKTTLLLHLNGILGDNSKIEIFGIPINKKNIREIRRRVGLVFQNPDDQLFMPTVFDDVAFGPQNLGVSEMEIKKGVINCLNSVGLSGYESRISHHLSFGEKKRVAIASVLIINPDILVLDEPTSNLDPATRREFVKLIKNFNHTKIIAGHDMEMVKEICNRVVIVNRGSKITEGPPIQIFTDKELLLTNRLM, from the coding sequence ATGCAAAAAGCGATAGAAATAAAAAATCTTAATTTTTCATATCCTGACGGTAGAAAATCAATAAGTGATTTTTCACTTGATGTTTTTGAAGGTGAAACAGTAGGGATAATAGGTCCTAATGGTGCCGGTAAAACAACTTTACTTCTGCATTTAAACGGTATTTTAGGTGACAATTCAAAAATTGAAATATTTGGTATTCCAATAAATAAGAAAAACATTCGGGAAATTAGACGTAGAGTCGGACTTGTTTTTCAGAATCCTGATGACCAGCTGTTTATGCCGACTGTTTTTGATGATGTTGCGTTTGGTCCCCAGAATCTTGGGGTTTCAGAGATGGAAATTAAGAAAGGAGTAATTAATTGTTTAAATTCAGTAGGATTATCCGGTTATGAAAGCAGAATTTCACATCATTTAAGTTTCGGTGAAAAGAAAAGGGTCGCAATAGCATCGGTTCTAATAATAAACCCGGATATTTTAGTTTTAGATGAACCGACAAGTAATCTTGACCCCGCTACCCGCCGTGAATTTGTAAAACTAATTAAAAATTTTAATCATACAAAAATTATTGCCGGGCATGATATGGAAATGGTAAAAGAAATCTGTAATAGAGTAGTCATAGTTAATAGAGGTAGTAAAATTACTGAAGGTCCTCCAATCCAAATTTTCACTGATAAAGAGCTGCTTTTAACAAACCGTCTTATGTAG
- a CDS encoding AraC family transcriptional regulator — translation MNKHSPVKKTVKDMYYFPFLVKDFPFFIVNAINPAVGAKYYHFHPFILEFHYIRSGNGYYFIKDKSYAFKNKSLLIIHGQDIHAYIKGENPSQITKTTLYFTNSLFKDYLSLQPFIKSILNCHENFPHHICLSEKEASDMELILHMLDKEWERKRDNYREVIKSLLITFLELIKRSMSNKKKNISSSEEHNPIIDEVLDYIDKHFKEHITLSDVSKHVGYSHHRVSHLFKKFTGLGFKEFIANRRVTEAKHILETDNNKKIIAISYEVGFSNLGVFNWNFKRLTDTTPSRYRKLYTSISR, via the coding sequence ATGAATAAACATTCACCTGTAAAGAAAACTGTAAAGGATATGTATTATTTCCCATTTTTGGTAAAAGATTTTCCTTTCTTTATAGTTAATGCAATTAATCCTGCTGTAGGAGCTAAGTATTATCATTTTCATCCCTTTATTCTGGAGTTCCATTATATTCGTTCTGGTAATGGTTACTACTTCATTAAAGACAAGTCATATGCTTTTAAAAATAAATCACTATTAATTATCCATGGACAAGATATCCATGCCTATATAAAAGGGGAAAATCCATCTCAAATAACTAAAACTACCCTATATTTTACTAACTCCTTATTTAAAGATTATCTTTCACTTCAACCTTTTATAAAAAGTATTCTTAATTGTCATGAAAATTTTCCGCATCATATATGTTTAAGCGAGAAAGAAGCATCTGATATGGAGTTAATATTACATATGCTTGATAAAGAGTGGGAAAGAAAGAGAGATAATTATCGAGAGGTAATAAAATCTTTACTTATAACATTTTTAGAACTAATAAAAAGAAGTATGTCTAATAAGAAGAAGAATATTAGTTCTAGTGAAGAGCATAATCCAATAATTGACGAAGTATTGGATTATATCGACAAACACTTCAAGGAACATATCACACTTTCTGATGTATCAAAGCATGTGGGATATTCTCATCATCGTGTAAGTCATTTGTTTAAAAAATTTACCGGATTAGGATTTAAAGAATTCATAGCTAATAGAAGAGTAACGGAAGCAAAGCATATTTTGGAGACAGACAATAATAAAAAAATAATTGCTATTTCATATGAGGTAGGTTTTTCAAATCTGGGTGTTTTTAATTGGAATTTTAAGCGTCTTACCGATACAACCCCATCCCGATA